A stretch of Pseudomonas sp. 7SR1 DNA encodes these proteins:
- a CDS encoding DUF2868 domain-containing protein yields MTELQKIWLTETVRLREEHAGPLEDQEANRLARAAGGDLSTRIHHRAHRLAARDGLTEALRHWLQGARLALIVLATVAVISGAGLGFAALGDGRMPVNVFWALGSLLGLNLILLVGWALGLLFAGEQGAALGRLWLWLSEKLARDAKAAQLAPALLLLLQRQRLNRWALGVLVNGLWLLAMVSALVVVLMLMATRRYGFVWETTLLGAETFVVLTQALGALPAMVGFDVPAEAMIRASGDGALNLESARQAWAAWLVGVTLVYGVMPRLCLALLCLWRWRRGRSTLRLDLNLPGYAQLRERLMPSSERLGVNDAAPAQLHRIEGTSGAPESDGALLVAIELDDRPWPPKLPDTVKNAGILDSRESRHKLLEQLSRFPPARLAIACDPRRSPDRGSLALIAELARSASATRVWLMQAPPGEALDAQRLGDWRDALRQLQLPFADCIPLNWLETGHD; encoded by the coding sequence CTGACTGAACTGCAGAAAATCTGGTTGACCGAGACGGTACGCCTGCGTGAGGAGCACGCCGGCCCGCTCGAAGACCAGGAAGCCAATCGCCTGGCCCGTGCGGCGGGTGGCGATCTATCGACCCGTATCCACCACCGCGCCCACCGCCTGGCCGCACGCGACGGCCTCACCGAAGCCTTGCGCCATTGGCTGCAAGGCGCCCGCCTGGCCCTGATCGTGCTGGCGACAGTCGCCGTCATCAGCGGCGCGGGCCTGGGTTTTGCCGCCCTTGGCGATGGCCGCATGCCCGTCAATGTGTTCTGGGCCCTGGGCAGCCTGCTGGGACTGAATTTGATCCTGCTCGTCGGCTGGGCCCTGGGCTTGCTGTTCGCCGGGGAACAAGGCGCCGCGCTGGGACGCCTGTGGCTGTGGCTCAGTGAAAAACTCGCCCGCGACGCCAAGGCCGCCCAACTGGCGCCGGCCCTGCTGCTGTTGCTGCAACGCCAGCGGCTCAACCGCTGGGCCCTCGGTGTCCTGGTCAACGGCTTGTGGCTGCTGGCGATGGTCAGCGCGCTGGTTGTCGTCTTGATGCTCATGGCGACCCGACGCTATGGCTTCGTATGGGAAACCACCCTGCTTGGCGCCGAAACCTTCGTCGTCCTGACCCAGGCCCTTGGCGCCCTGCCTGCCATGGTGGGGTTCGATGTGCCGGCCGAAGCGATGATACGCGCCAGCGGCGATGGCGCCCTGAACCTCGAAAGCGCTCGCCAGGCCTGGGCCGCCTGGCTGGTGGGCGTGACCCTGGTCTATGGCGTGATGCCGCGCCTGTGCCTGGCGCTGCTGTGCCTGTGGCGCTGGCGGCGTGGCCGCAGCACGCTGCGCCTGGACCTGAACCTGCCGGGCTATGCCCAACTGCGCGAACGACTCATGCCCAGCAGCGAACGCCTGGGGGTCAATGATGCCGCCCCCGCGCAGTTGCATCGCATCGAGGGGACGTCCGGCGCCCCGGAAAGCGATGGCGCCTTGCTGGTGGCAATCGAACTGGACGACCGCCCATGGCCACCGAAGCTGCCGGACACGGTGAAGAACGCCGGTATCCTCGACAGCCGTGAATCGCGGCACAAGCTCCTCGAACAACTGTCGCGCTTTCCCCCGGCACGCCTGGCGATTGCCTGCGACCCACGGCGCTCGCCGGATCGCGGCAGCCTGGCCTTGATCGCCGAACTGGCCCGCAGCGCCAGCGCCACCCGCGTCTGGCTGATGCAGGCACCACCCGGTGAAGCGCTGGATGCTCAGCGCCTGGGCGATTGGCGCGATGCGCTGCGACAACTGCAATTGCCGTTCGCCGACTGCATCCCCCTCAACTGGCTGGAGACCGGCCATGACTGA
- a CDS encoding dihydrofolate reductase, whose protein sequence is MKKTLPLSLIAALGENRVIGIDNSMPWHLPGDFKYFKATTLGKPIIMGRKTWDSLGRPLPGRLNIVVSRQPGLELEGAQVFSSLEAAVARAEAWALEQGADELMLIGGAQLYAQALAQADRLYLTRVALSPEGDAWFPEFDSSQWRLVSNQPNPAQGDKPAYSFEVWEKL, encoded by the coding sequence ATGAAAAAAACTCTTCCTTTAAGCCTGATCGCAGCCCTCGGTGAAAACCGTGTGATCGGCATCGACAACAGCATGCCCTGGCACTTGCCAGGGGACTTCAAATACTTCAAGGCCACCACCTTGGGCAAGCCGATCATCATGGGCCGCAAGACCTGGGATTCCCTCGGTCGACCGCTGCCGGGACGGCTGAACATCGTGGTCAGCCGCCAGCCGGGCCTGGAGCTGGAGGGGGCGCAAGTTTTCTCCTCGCTTGAAGCTGCGGTGGCGCGGGCCGAGGCGTGGGCCCTGGAGCAGGGCGCCGACGAACTGATGCTGATCGGCGGTGCGCAACTGTACGCCCAGGCCCTGGCGCAGGCCGATCGCCTGTACCTGACCCGCGTGGCGTTGAGCCCGGAGGGAGACGCCTGGTTTCCGGAGTTCGATTCAAGCCAGTGGCGGTTGGTCTCCAACCAGCCGAACCCGGCGCAAGGGGACAAGCCGGCCTACAGCTTCGAGGTATGGGAAAAGCTCTAA
- a CDS encoding L-cystine transporter, which translates to MNLPLILNLLVFLALLFGLAQTRHGSWSLARKVLLALALGVAFGVALHTVYGAGNPVLKASIAWFDLVGNGYVQLLQMIVIPLVFASILSAVARLHDASSLGKISFLAIGTLLFTTAIAALIGIGLTNLFGLTAEGLVAGTQELARLQVIQSDYAGKVADLNIPQLLLSFVPQNPFADLARAKPTSIISVVIFAAFLGIAALQLFKDDADKGQKVINAIDTLQSWVTRLVRLVMKLTPYGVLALMTKVVAGSNLQDIIKLGSFVVVSYLGLGLMFVVHGLLVSAAGINPLRFFRKIWPVLTFAFTSRSSAATIPLSIEVQTSRLGIPRAIASFSASFGATIGQNGCAGLYPAMLAVMVAPTVGIDPLDPVWIATLVAVVTLSSAGVAGVGGGATFAALIVLPAMGLPVSLVALLISVEPLIDMGRTALNVSGSITAGALTSQVMQQTDKAVLGAEEHGELVQA; encoded by the coding sequence ATGAATCTTCCACTGATCCTCAATCTGCTGGTGTTTCTCGCCTTGCTGTTCGGCCTTGCGCAAACCCGCCACGGCAGCTGGAGCCTGGCCAGGAAAGTGCTGCTGGCCCTGGCGCTGGGCGTCGCGTTCGGTGTCGCCCTGCATACCGTCTACGGCGCCGGCAACCCGGTGCTCAAAGCGTCCATCGCCTGGTTCGACCTGGTGGGCAATGGCTATGTACAGTTGTTGCAGATGATCGTGATCCCGCTGGTCTTCGCCTCGATCCTGAGCGCCGTGGCCCGCCTGCATGACGCCTCGTCCCTGGGCAAGATCAGCTTCCTGGCCATCGGCACGCTGCTGTTCACCACCGCCATCGCCGCCCTGATCGGCATCGGCCTGACCAACCTGTTCGGCCTCACCGCCGAAGGCCTGGTGGCCGGCACCCAGGAGCTGGCGCGACTGCAGGTGATCCAGAGCGACTACGCCGGCAAGGTCGCCGACCTGAACATTCCGCAACTGTTGCTCTCTTTCGTCCCACAGAATCCTTTCGCCGACCTGGCCCGGGCCAAGCCGACCTCGATCATCAGCGTGGTGATTTTCGCGGCGTTCCTGGGCATCGCGGCGCTGCAATTGTTCAAGGATGACGCGGACAAGGGCCAGAAGGTGATCAACGCCATCGACACCCTGCAAAGCTGGGTGACGCGCCTGGTACGCCTGGTGATGAAGCTGACCCCTTACGGTGTGCTGGCCTTGATGACCAAGGTCGTGGCCGGTTCCAACCTGCAGGACATCATCAAGCTTGGCAGTTTCGTGGTGGTGTCTTACCTGGGGCTGGGCCTGATGTTCGTGGTACATGGCCTGCTGGTGTCCGCCGCCGGGATCAACCCTTTGCGCTTTTTCCGCAAGATCTGGCCGGTGCTGACCTTCGCCTTCACCAGCCGCTCCAGCGCCGCGACCATTCCCTTGAGTATCGAGGTCCAGACCAGCCGTCTCGGCATTCCGCGCGCCATCGCCAGCTTCAGCGCCTCGTTCGGCGCCACCATCGGACAGAACGGCTGCGCCGGCCTCTATCCGGCCATGTTGGCGGTGATGGTCGCTCCAACCGTGGGTATCGATCCGTTGGACCCGGTCTGGATCGCAACCTTGGTGGCGGTCGTCACCCTGAGCTCGGCCGGAGTCGCCGGCGTGGGTGGCGGCGCGACGTTCGCCGCATTGATCGTGCTACCGGCCATGGGCCTGCCGGTCTCGTTGGTGGCGTTGCTGATTTCCGTCGAACCGCTGATCGACATGGGGCGCACGGCATTGAACGTCAGCGGTTCGATCACCGCCGGAGCACTCACCAGCCAGGTGATGCAGCAGACCGACAAGGCAGTGCTGGGTGCCGAGGAGCATGGGGAGTTGGTGCAGGCTTGA